Proteins from one Prinia subflava isolate CZ2003 ecotype Zambia chromosome 4, Cam_Psub_1.2, whole genome shotgun sequence genomic window:
- the NUDT5 gene encoding ADP-sugar pyrophosphatase, which translates to MAAETSTEVAKTAKQSVLKEEVIVERQWLKLAETTYTDPFGKPRTWETVKRTGNKKGVTADGVAVIAVLQRTLHYDCIVLVKQFRPPINGYCLEFPAGLIEENESAESAALRELKEETGYKGEVIECTPALCLDPGMSNSTTHIVSVIINGDEAENTRPKQNLGESCTSYLKILRR; encoded by the exons ATGGCAGCTGAGACATCCACAGAAGTTGCAAAAACAGCTAAACAATCCGTCCTTAAGGAAGAG GTAATCGTAGAAAGACAATGGTTGAAGCTTGCAGAAACAACTTACACTGATCCCTTTGGGAAACCCAG AACTTGGGAAACTGTGAAGCGTACTGGCAACAAAAAGGGAGTTACAGCTGATG GTGTAGCAGTGatagcagtgctgcagagaacCCTGCACTACGACTGCATTGTCCTGGTCAAACAGTTCAGGCCCCCAATCAATGGCTACTGCTTGGAATTTCCTGCAG GCCTCATTGAGGAAAACGAGTCAGCAGAAAGTGCTGCCCTTCGAGAGCTGAAGGAAGAGACTGGGTACAAGGGGGAAGTCATTGAATGTACTCCag ctctgtgcttggACCCAGGAATGTCAAACAGCACAACGCACATCGTGAGCGTCATCATTAATGGAGACGAGGCTGAGAACACAAGGCCTAAGCAAAACCTTGGTGAGTCTTGTACCAgttatttgaaaattttgaGAAGATAA